TGGGGCAAACCGGGAAAATCGCAAATTATTACCGGAACCCGTTATCAGGATGATAAGGCACCATGCACAATTAAAAGTGGTGAACAACCAGGGCGAAGGCAATATAGCCTGGGAACTTACCCTGATGATCCCGCTGGAAGCATTTTATTACCATTCGCTTGAATCAGTAGACGGGTGGCAATGCAGGGCCAATTTTTACAAATGCGGCGATGACCTGCCCGACCCCCATTTTTTGACCTGGAACAATATTAAATCAGCCGATCCTGACTTTCACCTGCCTGAATTTTTTGGTAAAATTAAATTCGGGAAGCAACAGGGATATTTAGCCACTTCAAAGCAAAAACAACGTAAGCATGAAACTGAAAATTACTGTACTGCTGCTGTTATATAGCGCCCTTGTTTCGGCGCAATCAAAAACCGGCGGGTACTACCAGGAACTCCCGGACGCTAAACCGGTTCAGCAACAAAGCTGGAACGTGTTGAAACCGGGTGTTTATGTAAGTTTTGCTTCGGCTGATATCCGTTACGATAAACGTGATGCGCCTGCTATATCGCCCTTGCAAACCCACTGGCAGGCCAAAGCATGGAAAGGCGAAAAAGTGCATACCCAATTCCTGGTGTGGGTTACCCGTAACTTGCAACAGCTGAGTTTTGAATGGAGCAAGCTTGATGATGGTAAGGGGCATCAAATTCCGGTAAAAAATATCAGTGCCAACTTTGTACGTTACGTGATGGCCGATGGCCTGAATGAGGAGGGCGGGGGCTGCGGTATCAAAGCCGGTCATGATTCGTCATTGGTTGAGGATGTAATTGATAACGTAAAATACCTGCCGGCTGCTAAAAATACTACCCGGCCTGTTTGGCTGAGCATTAAAGTTCCGGGCAATGCGGTTGAAGGTACTTATAGCGGCTACGTGAAAGTTAAAGAAGGAAAAAGCAAGTATCCCGCGATTTTGCATTATGCCATACAAGTACTTAACCATACGCTGCCCGAACCAAAGAACTGGAAATTCCACCTTGACCTTTGGCAAAATCCCTATTCGGTTTCGCGCGTGTACGGTGTAAAACCCTGGTCTAAGCAGCATTTCGATGCTATGCGCCCTTATATGAA
The genomic region above belongs to Mucilaginibacter sp. KACC 22773 and contains:
- a CDS encoding carbohydrate-binding family 9-like protein, which gives rise to MKELAVPFLRDVSRSSPIAHLSFLLDSYQTNTIGMVPWPRYGYKPDVNFTIAYGSDCIFIKYYVTEKTVRAVYSQPNQPVYKDSCVEFFVAFGDEKEYYNFEFNCAGTCLVGFGANRENRKLLPEPVIRMIRHHAQLKVVNNQGEGNIAWELTLMIPLEAFYYHSLESVDGWQCRANFYKCGDDLPDPHFLTWNNIKSADPDFHLPEFFGKIKFGKQQGYLATSKQKQRKHETENYCTAAVI